The Nakaseomyces glabratus chromosome D, complete sequence nucleotide sequence CAGAACACAGTTTAGTGACATAGTTAATCAGTGAATTGATAAAACTTGCAGGTATACCTAATACCATCCATTGACCTAACAGAATCTTTAGAAATTTTCCATACTGGGCTTTGACTAATGACGATACTAATCTACCATCAAGGGTTGCAACATGCAGGGAAAGAAATGTTCGTAATACCAGTAAGAAAGCCTGAGTCATGAACAAAATCATGACTTTCTTATCCCCCAGTAATAACTTCATCAAAAAGTCAGTTCTCTTCAAATTAACATCTGTAGACTTTTCAACAGGAGAGGTTTGTTCTACTACATTGGTGTTCTCCTGGACATTAGAAGATCTTCGAAGACTTAGGCTTCTCGTTCCTCTTGTTTTGAGTACAATCTCGTCACTCTTGGAGTCAGACTGTTCATCGCTGCTAACATCAGATGCCAGCTCATCGGGACTTGAAATAGAGTCCTTCCTGTCTCTTAATTTCTCACTTAGTCTACTTAAAGTGCTCTTCTCCGATAAAGTTTCGCTCCTGTCTCTATTAGATGAtgttttcttctgttttgtAGATCCAGAACTGGAACCGGACCCATACAGCGATACAAAAAGCAGGAGTATATATGAAGTCCTCAGAATGTTCACTCTATGATTTTTATATGCAGTGAGAAGTGTCATACTTGGTAGTAAGTATTGTACAGAAAAAGGTCCCGTAAAGAACTCCGagcaataataatatttctGGGTAGAGCTGTAAGTGTTCTTATCCTTTGGTCTAGGTTACTAATCTATAGCTTTACCTGATAATACAGTTTACCACCTTTCAAAGAGCTATTATGATAGGCGCAACTTAGAAACCACATCTTTATTTATATAGTGAATAAGAAATCAAGAATAGGGAAGCGATGACTCTCGGTTATTATGAGGAAGGATTCGATCACCAGAGACGTAGTTGTGGGGAAGACCTTCATTCTTAACTTAAAGAGCGGACCAAAATTAATACAAGCACCAACACACACCAAACATCAAAGATGCCCAAAGCACTCTCCATACTCTCCATTTTCCAAAGACGATATGGTGGAGTCAAGAGGCAAGTGTAACCGAATGTATAGAGTAAGTCATCATTCCAGAGCAACACAAAAGGAACTGTATTCTGATGAAAACGAAAAACTTGATGTCATCTTAACTCAAGGTAGAACAGTTAGTTtgaatagaagaaaaaacatCCCATAGTAGTGGATTTGTAAGGCTTCTACTGTAAAGGGTGCTCTGACTGTATCATCTCGGTTGGGAAAATTATCACCGGTCAGCAAGTCCCACTTTGATGTCCCCGTGAAGTCTTGCCTGGAAGCTACTTTTGTAGGGCCAATTTTTTGCTCGTCAGTCAAGAAGATGTGTTTCGGTTTAAATAATTATCGCCGAAATGTGTACTATTTTATGAGAAAGATATCTCTCTTGTAGGTCAAAGTGCACCGTAGTCTCTTGGACGTTCTATGTATCTAGTTGCAATTGGTTTCAAAAAGCTACAATGTGGTCTTGTGAAGACGTTCTTCAAAATTGCTTCTACGTAGAATATTCTACCAAGAGCAAGATCAGGCCAGTTATTCTCTCTGTATGGTTTGGGTGCTATGCGTGGATACTGTATTTTATGAGTGAATCGAGACTGCGTCTTGGTAGAAACCGTAGCATAAGGTGCTGTGTTCATTATGATTTTCTTGTGGAACTAACCCCGGAATCATAGTCTCGAGACATTGTTTCAAAGCCCGTGttccttttatttttagcCAACATTCACCGAACGCATGTCTATCATCTCAGTGAATTAAAAGCCCACTTTACCTTCGCAGCTCTAAACGAATAGCCTTATGCCCAAAGACTAAATTCAGAGTTCCACAAGGTCTCGATTACATACTTCTTAAAGAACAAAAGTTGCTGTAAATCTCgggttttgaaaaattaacAGCGTTAGGGACCTATTAATTCACTTAGCAACagcaatatatatataagaagCGGATATATTCATAATCCTGCAGatcttgttttcaataataatTATGTTAAATCGATTTTTTAAGTActtaaataaaatttgatatactAATAGATAGCCCAGATTGATAGAGTGACATATAGTATCTTTCTAAAACACATTGATAGAGAGATAAGCTATTAATTCAGATATATGGGGCATCAGCACGGATAACTTTGTTAGTGTTGTCTTTTATGGTTAACAGGGTATTGTTGAAAGCTCTAACGACTAATGGTTGAATTATATTATCATCAAGTTCAGATCTGGTGAACACtgtctttttttctttcgaGAAGAAGACCATATGATTCGCGTCATATGAAAACGGTACACATTACCTGAGCTGAAGTATCAATTAACTAATATCGTATCTTCGTTACGAGAAAAgattataaaaaatattattgtagaaattaaaattaaacAGTGAGGTCCCATTAATTGTGTATTCGcaattataaaataatagcGAATAACATCAGCGGCACCTTAAAGAACTTCGGATTATGTGGAAAATAAATGATACAATCAATGCACATTTATACCAATTAACTTCACGGAAAGAAGAggttaataaaaataaaattaaaattatcaGATAATGAAATGCAAGAGAAAGATATTTGACTATGGGCAGGGACGGGGTAATTTTCTGGTCATTATTAGTGTCACAATTATCCTTCTGAATAAATGTTATAATAGAAGTACGACAAACTGACTTGCTCAATGGATGGACAAAAAGTAGAGACGATGATGTATGATGACAATAAAAGAGTTTGTCAAACTTTTTAACTGAACCACTAAAATTCAGAAAGATGTAAAAGTGTACCGTATTTTTACAAATTTGGATGCAATGTAATCACAATACTAAGAGGAAACAAAGAGAACACGATTCATATTTCAAACAATAATGTCTGTGTCCTTTGGTTGTTGTTTGTTAACTTGCTCTGGCGAAGAGCTATCGTCCTCATCAACGTCTGCAACATCAACGGTTTGAACAACCTTCTCAGATTCATAATTGTTATTCTCACTACTATTGGACATACTGGAcatatcattatcatatCCTTTCTCGTCACCAAATGGTTGACCACGAGGTTTACCAACTCTTGCGTAGAAGGCGCAATATAGAACTATCAAGCATGCAAAGAATGCCACTGCAAAACCTGCCCATACACATCCAGAGTAAGCACCACCAGTGCTGAAAACGACATTGAATTTATCATGACTTGTACCAGATTTAATGATAGAGATCATAATGGCGATAATACCAGCACCCAGACAACTGAATAAGGCAGTGGATAGGGTCAATACAACTGTGTAAATCCACAGACCTAGTTTTCTGTTATACTTTGGAGCTATTAACAGAATAAAACCAATAATGCCAAAGAATGAGGTGATAATGGTTAAGATATTCATAGCAAGAACAGCCTTGACAGCAGGTACATATTCGTGTTGTCTGTGTAGTAATTTGCCTTCTAGGTACAAGTCATATTTGCTAATGTTCAATGCTTTCAAATAAGGTTGGAAATCGGAGTCCAATAATGCATCATAGATGATAGACCTGAAGTCCAGATTTTGAACAGCGTGTGGAGAGTTACAGTCGGTAATTTCTCCCTGTCCATTAACGTGGCAAAGTGTGAAGATAGATAGTCTAAAGTCAACAGGAACATGCAGGAAGTCAAGTAAAGCAGGTGTCATTGCCTTCAGTTGTTCCTGGGTAACAGGTTCGACGGAGTTTGCATCCTCTAGAATGCTGACAATTGGTCTGAAAGTATCTGGGTTACTTGTAGCCCAGGATGTTAAGGCAACTAAGGATGTGAATGAGTTTGCAGGGTTGTCAGAAGCTGAAAGTAAGTTGAACAGAGCTGGGACTGCATCAGTGTTAGTGTTTGGATCGGCCATACCCGCTTGCAAAGCTGCAATGATGCCCAGAGTTTGAACTGGGTTAGTACTGACCTGTAGCATTCCTTGTAGACCTTCCAACTGAGCTTGAGCCAATGTAGTGTTCCGAACAGCGGCAAGAATTGGCAAACTTTGTAGAACCATAGTTTGGTTGTTGGAGTGATCAAGCAAGGTAGACATGGCTTGGAAAGCTGCTTTTGCAGATGGGGAGGTAGTAACATTTTGTCTTAACAAACTTAGTAAGTTGTTGATGGTACCGTTCTTGTTGCTGGAGTCGTTTAATAAAGCTTCTACCGCTTCTACTGATTGTTTGTTATCTTCTGGGACAGATCCTCCGATTCTGTCAAACAGTGGCGACAGATCTTGGTCAGCCTCACCGTTCAAAGAACTTTGAATGGTTGTTAGTAGAGTGACACCTAATTGAGTTGGCACATTAGCGTTCATCAGGTCACCCAAGGCATCGACAGTGTTGTTAATGTTTGTAGTGTAGCCAAATAGTTGGAACACTGGTAGTAGCTTGGTCTTTTCTGCCAAGGTCATGTTGTTCAAGGTAATCAAAGAGTCAACAGAGGCAACTTTGTTGTCTGATCCTTGTAGGATACTTAGTACAATGGAAGTCGAGTTATCGGAAGGTTGGCCGCTCTTCAATTGTGCTAGGGTTGGCATGACCAGGTTACCTAGGGATTCCAAAGTTTGGTTAGTGTTGTTGGAGAACGAGAGCAGGCCGCTGATTGCGATCAGTTCCTTAGTAGACGAGGAGCTGTCGCTGCTGATAGCTAAAGGAGCCAACTCAGTCAAGGCCACTACGGAGTCCGAAGTGTTCTTGGCGTTCTTTAGCAAGTTTAGCAGTGGGGTCAGAGCTGGAGTATCGGCGATAGCTTTCAATGAGTTGAAAACTTCAGACAAAGAGCTGTTTGGGGCTGACAGAGCTGTACCCAGCACTGTTAGGATAGGAGCAATCTGTGGCAAGACTTTAGTGACGTTAATATGCTTGATGTCGGCATCACCGATGTAGATGTTATGGATTGGGGAGTAATTAGCAGTGGAACCTGCTGTAGCGACGATGAAAGTGATGAATGTGGTGAATAGGAACAAGATGCACACTGAGAACAGCAACACTTCAGTGGATCTTTTCAACTGTTTTGCGTTAGGATAAGTATCCGGAtgagtatatttttttgcagcACGGTGTGCACTACGGTGGACTGCTAGATTAACCATTTTGTCCTATTTCTTTAATTGTAATATTGTAGACTAAAACCAAATAACAAGGGTTGATTAAAAGGgaagttgaaaaatattttgGAGTGCCAGATGAAAAGAGTTACTATTTTATActagattttttttttttcctttctaAAGCCAAGttatcttcaaaattgtttttgttgCAGGCAagtttcaataaaaaatggtGTCTTGGTTgtcagttttttttttcccacAAGTTGGAGAGTCGGAGTTCAGTTCAACTTAAGCGTCAAGAGAATAATGGCTATCCTTCTAGATATTGGTATTTTGGTATCTTTCTTGCAAGAGAATATTTGGAGAAGTCGGGGATAAGTGTTTACAGCGATGGGGTACCATTTGCCTATTCTTTTTATACTTCATTTAGATGGGAAGTTGCCCTATGTGTTGCACAGTTGCATCCCGTCCCATTTCtttgttcaaattttgGCAGTATCGTACAGTTCTCTACAACTCAGCTTGGAGTCGGCAAGTTGCAGGTAGAGTTGGTGTTTGTATGATCTGCTCGGGCAGGGCAAGTGGTTTAGGGCTTCGAATTAAGTGTCCTTCATCATCTGTGAGATGTCTTGTAGAAGTACTTCGGTAAGTTCTTCGGTAAGTTCTTCGGTAAGTACTTTGATTGTGCTTGTTGTTGAGTTCACTTGCCGAGGAGTACaggaggggggggggggggaagtGTCTCTCACTACAGGATCTCTGTTTGTTGGATCTGACTCGTAGCAACCGAGGTTGGGGTTTCTAGTTTGTGTACTTGTGTATCACCCTTGCGTATCAGCTTGCGTACATCTCTGTGCAAGTCTCTTGTAAAAGTAGTTTCCGTTTTAGGGTTAGGGCTTTTTTAGTGGAAGGGGATGCTGTTTTTGGTTGTTACCGATGCCCCAAGAACCCCAACAGAAACGAGTCGGGAGTCGGGATGAAGATTTACTGTAGAGCGGAGAATGGGAATACtgttttttgttgaattggGTCAAGCAGAGAGCTTCGTAGAAAGTTTGTAGCTTGCTGAGAGGATGCTCGGAGGGTGCCTGGGGGGGAGAGAGTCATCTCTACGGTGCGTGTGTGACCCTTCCACTCAGTCTCTGAAAGATTAGACGAGAAAGCGGGGAAGGGCTATCAGGTAGAAGGAAAGTGATTTGTTACTCGGGGGAAAGGCAGGAAACGTTCTCTGTACGATATCTGTTTGCGATCTCTGTGTGCGATCTCTGTAGAAGCTTttggggggaggggggagTGGAGAGCAAGGGACTGGCAAACTGGCAATCGCTGGTAAATTGTCTGTAATGCCGTCGCGGTGATGTAATGTCGAAGAACGAGCGAGGGGTTGGGGGGcgaggaaaagaaaaaaaaggggAAGGAATTTGGCGGATCAGAGACGATCAGAGAAGATAAGGTAGGGAAGTTCTTGACTGTGCCTTCTTTGGGGAACTACCTTTGGGGACCACCTTTGGGGGCCACCTTTTGTTACCTTATTTGGGAACTCCACTTCTCTTAGACAAACATATTCTGTTGAGAAACCCAGTCTGTACTGTGCTGTCCTGCGGCACAGATGGTCCCTGGGTGAAATCAGATTCGGGGTTTTAAGTAATCCCACAGAGCGCAAGGATTACTGGGAAAACTCAACAAAAATTGCATTTCCGTCTCAAACCCACAATTCAAGAAACTACCCGATTAGGAATAGTGATAGATACACTCCCCCCCCTCCCATCTCATCTCATCTCATCATTCACACACGCCATGTATTTCTGCCGTCTGCTCCTGCTGATACTCCCGCTGTTACATCCTGTAATGGCACATGACTTCAAATGGTGTCAATCGTGATTTGTCGCAACGAGAGATGTCGTGTCTCTCACACTAGGGGACTCCTTGCACTGGACATCGTGGTGTGGGTTTATGAGTGGTTTACCATGATGGTATTGTCATCGTTCCTTACTTCGTGTTATGTGCAAATTCTTTTCCTGCATGGTAatgttattgatgatgatgctTATGATGATGCTGATGATGCTGATAATGCATTTTAAATcctatttatttttttatcgGGTTGAGGAtattatgtatatatatatttcttcaacttcaattGTTGAGTTTTCTCTTCAATTGCGTCCCATAATACACAACATATggataaaaatagaaaattaTGACGTTGTATCTATCTCTTAATCTCCGCATGTAGAATATAAATCGACGATTATCTCAATTGATCTTGATGAGAGAGTCCTCTGGCTTGTACACTATCTTGTAGTTCAACGACGTTATCACACCGTTGATGTCATTGCGGAATATACGGTCGTCGAGACATAGCTGCAAGGACACGCCAAAGTATGAGCCCCACAGCGGTCTATTGTTGTTCATCCTCTTGGCACCACTGGGTCCCATCGGTATCACACTGTCCTGGCCCATCTTGTCACGCCCACTCTCATCAAACCGCACTTTGCAGTTCACGTTGCATATTATCGTGTTGGATGCGCCCGTGGGTATCACGTGGAAATCTAGAGCAGAAATGATGTGCTGCGTTTGTACCACCTGCTGCGACCACATAGTCAAGAAGATCGATGGGTCCGCGAAGGGCATCGAGTTGTACACAACTTTGCTCACCGTTGGCGAGGGTGGCATGTTCTTACTCGATTGGAACAGTTGTAGAAAGTTCATTAATTTGTTTGGATCCTGTTCATCTAAGTGCGCTAACACTTTCTTGACGAAGATGTCTATCAGATGATACTGGCTGTTATTGTTACTATTGCTGTTCATGTTGTTTCGAGGTTCAGTCCACCTATTTTAGACCTAGTTTTTAGTTGTAGTTGAACAAAATAGGCAAGCTTAGCGGATATATAGCCAATTTTAGTTTTGAGGGTCTCTGGCACCTGAATTTCCAGCAAGCACTTCGCTCAGAAActattgaaattgaaatttcagCGTTTTGGAACTTCTGATGAATTTTttgtaataaaaaaaaagggcATATTATTTACGTGTGAGATGATGCCTACAATCTCAGAAACATATAAAGATGTCCAAAAATTGGTCTATTCTATCTCATATAATAGTTCATGTAGTGATACAAAAAGATGAATACATAGCTATTTTAATTACTTCCATTATCAGATATCAAGAACAATAGAATCTTTATTGTATGTCCCCACCACAGTAGACTCTGCCAAGAtgacatttttttattcattttcTTACTTAATATTTCCTCAGTGgatatttttgcaattcatcattttttaatatatagAATACAACGGTACATGTTTCATAGCGCTGTTTGAATTATCTCCATGTAGAATATCATCTTGATTTTTGTTTGGAGCCTTCACATACATGCCCAAAgtaaaatattttgaacGTGCAAGATGCACGATTAGTATAATTAGAACCTACACCAAATTACAATTCGTTATGGAGGTTATAAGAAGAATTCAGAATACTCTCTGTcgaaaaagaaacatatatatgtaCAATTGTTGTATATTCAAAGCCTTTTTTCTAAGCTAAACCTTAAACGCACAGATTTTGCTATTCTTCTTTTAGTCGCATTCCTTCTTTACTCGTAACTGTGATACACGAACATAACAATACAAATCCTGAATCGCTAGTACATGGGAATACAGTGTTATTGGAATTCGCAAGAGCAATCACAACTTGTCCAAAATCAAGTACGATGCCCTAAGCAATTTTCCTTTTCGTCACAATCGAAGTGGGCTAAGACACGGTATTTCCCTTTTCGGAAAAGTAAGTAGTTGACCAATTACCCATTTAGGAAATGTGATTAGATTTTCTATTGTACCATATTTACAAGAGAACCCAGCcatctgtattttttttccactATATGATCTGTCTGTAGTAGAAATCTAGGTAGTGGGAAGTGCTGGTTCTTCGGTACGCCTTAGTGATTGGGCTAATTTGTTCTAATACCATCTCCGGGGTTCTTGTAGCAATATCCATTTTGGTTGAGATTCACTGAAGCAAGTAGTAGCTCAGGTGGAACGTACGCTGATTCAACATCAGCTTTTGAGTAGTCCCAAAAGGGATATTTACATGGGGATCAGATCCCTTGAAGCAAGACGATAACCAGAACACTCGAGCACCCACTGACTTCTCGAAGACAGAACTATCGCTAGTAGTGCCTCTGTGGGCCTCGAGATTTGGCAGTTGTATATGCGTTAGTTTTATAGACAGTATTCTGTTCATTATCTTCTAGTGTGATTATTTGTAGGAAGCTGATCAACattttaaagaaaataaaatctgAATTGAGTCTATCTCTCATAGATACACAGAGATCAAGCAGAGCTTGCGGATGAATACTAGACTCAGAGTATCGAGTCTTGTGTCATTCCttttcagaaaagaaaatcctAGTTACCATTGGCATTCACCGAAAAACGGTGGGCAAATACGAGTTGTGTTATTCAATATTTGGAAAGGCTGGTTCCAAAATGGGAAGGATAACTCAGTTGCGTAGGCTCGctttatttcttgttaAATGACGTTCATGAATAAAGACAAATTaattgaatgaaaaaaaaaaaaatgagcTGCATAATTCCTTGATCCACCTTCCACAAGCTTTCCTAATTGCATTACTATTCTAATATAGGAAAAAACAGaaatactaaaaaaaatgctggTCTTTCTATTTTAGGAATTAGCAATATATTATACCAGCAGTCGCAATGATACTATATAAGCATCACGGTTTTATATGTAAACCTTTCAAATTTGTGCTATGACTATCTGCTTTGATCTATCTCGTAAGACCTTTtgattcaattttttttttcttgatctgATTTAATACATACcttaattattttttctttcatgctattattattatattatatatatttatactCCTCAATAGAAAAACCAAGAATAACAGGAATAAAAAACGCTTGTACTTAACAATCAATTGGTATCAGGattaaaaaaactgaaaatttATCACTCACTCATTTCATTCATTTTAATATCGGCCCATAAATacttcaagtttttgatCTGACCAAATTTTCAATCATTTTAAGTACACAAAAAGCTATAATCAATAGAAAAATCAAGCCAAAGACTAATCTTCATTCATTCATTATTAATCCTTACCATTGAAATTCATTCATTCTTTTGTCTTTGgacccaaaaaaaaacgcaaataataatacattCGTTTGAACCCtttctttaaatttaaGTTAATCAATTACAACATTCATCAAGATAAAACTATTTTACTGGAGGTGTAATTTATATGTCGCTCCCATTGAATGAGTTACCAGTGCCTATTTTAGGTAaaacttcattttcatctgcAAACAGATCATCGTACATTTCTTCTGCTGGTTCAGAAAGACATGCTGCCCTAATGGAAAATAGTGAAGCATTGAGGTCACCATCTCACTCATCCAATCAAGGCTTTCGCTTGCAATCTAATGCACACACTAGCCCCATCTCCAAAAATTATTCTTACTTCTCATCGCCTATTCCTTCCACTAGCAGATTATCTCTAAATGTAGGTAAAACCGGATTAGCAAATATTACCGCTACTGATTTGCCCAGGGAATCAATTAGCTATCAGGCTagatcttcttcatttggTCCACAAATTGAATTTCCATACAGAAAATCAAATACAGCCCCAGCTTCGCCTCACCATTTTAGCACCAGCAACTATGTGTCTATCATTACACCATCGACGTCCCCTGCTGGCTTAGAAAATAGAATGGTAGGAAGCACAGCCCAATTTTCTCACTTACCTTCACTAAGAGCCGCAAGCATTCCAAACATATCGTGCTCACCAACCTTCCAGGAAACTACAAATTCCTTATCTGATCACTATTCCGGCAATAGTACGACGCACATTTCTAGCGTTAAAAGCGGAACTATTCTGCCATCGCTTAGACATTTACAATTGTTACCTGATCGTTCACTACAGGAGCATTCTAAACTCTATCCAGACACTGCGAAAATCAATGGTGCTTGGAGACAAAATGTGATTAGCTGGTGTAAGGAAAAATCCTATGAAGATTATGTCAAggttcaagaagaagttgcAAAAGTTAGAACTCAATTCCCAATCAGTCAGTTGAGGAGTCATCCTGAGAGCACGAAAAATCCTAATATGCCAAAAATCCCTTCATTATTAAATGCTAAGGATCAATTCGAGAGTTTATCAAATTCTCCTTGGAGCTATGAAGCTCCAGTAACTCCGCCTATGAGCCCAAGTGTTTCCAAGAGGAGACAAAACTCCAACACATCTAGTTCGAAACTTCAAAGTGTTACCTATAATTTGACACCTAAAACACCCGGTGATGATCTTAAGGATTTCACACCGATCATCAGCGAGAGGCTGGTGCAAACCGtaaaaatgaaacaaaTGGAGACTTACTATCAATCTTCACCTGGCCGccataaaaaaacaaatagcTTTAAGGCTCTTCAAATTAAGAAATTATTGGACAACAGGGATGTGCTTTCAATTAACTCTAAAAGTGGTTTTAAAGTTTCAAAGCCTGGAAGGCCAATGTCCTCTGTGATTGTAAGCGGCATATCTACGCAAATAGCCTCAAAGCTTGAATCAATATCGTCCAATTCCAGCTCCTCCAGTGCAAGTAGCAGTCCAAAGTCAAGCAAACGAAGCTTATCACGCTCCCCTACAAGGTTCACTACATTTGTACAACCATCGACGCCAAGGGAAtataatcaaaaacaaaaaataaattcttCTCGTTCGAGATCAAGGTCCCCAAT carries:
- a CDS encoding uncharacterized protein (CAGL0D00396g~Protein of unknown function); this encodes MNTAPYATVSTKTQSRFTHKIQYPRIAPKPYRENNWPDLALGRIFYVEAILKNVFTRPHCSFLKPIATRYIERPRDYGAL
- a CDS encoding uncharacterized protein (CAGL0D00374g~Protein of unknown function) codes for the protein MRKDSITRDVVVGKTFILNLKSGPKLIQAPTHTKHQRCPKHSPYSPFSKDDMVESRGKCNRMYRVSHHSRATQKELYSDENEKLDVILTQGRTVSLNRRKNIP
- the ASH1 gene encoding DNA-binding transcription repressor ASH1 (CAGL0D00462g~Ortholog(s) have core promoter proximal region sequence-specific DNA binding, transcriptional repressor activity, RNA polymerase II core promoter proximal region sequence-specific binding activity) gives rise to the protein MSLPLNELPVPILGKTSFSSANRSSYISSAGSERHAALMENSEALRSPSHSSNQGFRLQSNAHTSPISKNYSYFSSPIPSTSRLSLNVGKTGLANITATDLPRESISYQARSSSFGPQIEFPYRKSNTAPASPHHFSTSNYVSIITPSTSPAGLENRMVGSTAQFSHLPSLRAASIPNISCSPTFQETTNSLSDHYSGNSTTHISSVKSGTILPSLRHLQLLPDRSLQEHSKLYPDTAKINGAWRQNVISWCKEKSYEDYVKVQEEVAKVRTQFPISQLRSHPESTKNPNMPKIPSLLNAKDQFESLSNSPWSYEAPVTPPMSPSVSKRRQNSNTSSSKLQSVTYNLTPKTPGDDLKDFTPIISERLVQTVKMKQMETYYQSSPGRHKKTNSFKALQIKKLLDNRDVLSINSKSGFKVSKPGRPMSSVIVSGISTQIASKLESISSNSSSSSASSSPKSSKRSLSRSPTRFTTFVQPSTPREYNQKQKINSSRSRSRSPIRPSTPTQQTPIYKNTFQNSDNSNYNVNSASVFSTPALKYGQSSTESPNSATFNSIGAHTTSISVTTSPKHYYSSKKISGGSNSPKRRKSNPTFTSVTSTPTASHGAKSKSGSNSPKNGAYHLRKCVSCNSSDSPCWRPSWSGKKTEQLCNSCGLRYKKTRTRCLNDGCRKIPTKGELNIMKSQGLEKEYNTQLQREVEGYKCLFCNHITETR
- the FAT3 gene encoding Fat3p (CAGL0D00418g~Ortholog(s) have role in long-chain fatty acid transport and cell periphery, mitochondrion localization) — protein: MVNLAVHRSAHRAAKKYTHPDTYPNAKQLKRSTEVLLFSVCILFLFTTFITFIVATAGSTANYSPIHNIYIGDADIKHINVTKVLPQIAPILTVLGTALSAPNSSLSEVFNSLKAIADTPALTPLLNLLKNAKNTSDSVVALTELAPLAISSDSSSSTKELIAISGLLSFSNNTNQTLESLGNLVMPTLAQLKSGQPSDNSTSIVLSILQGSDNKVASVDSLITLNNMTLAEKTKLLPVFQLFGYTTNINNTVDALGDLMNANVPTQLGVTLLTTIQSSLNGEADQDLSPLFDRIGGSVPEDNKQSVEAVEALLNDSSNKNGTINNLLSLLRQNVTTSPSAKAAFQAMSTLLDHSNNQTMVLQSLPILAAVRNTTLAQAQLEGLQGMLQVSTNPVQTLGIIAALQAGMADPNTNTDAVPALFNLLSASDNPANSFTSLVALTSWATSNPDTFRPIVSILEDANSVEPVTQEQLKAMTPALLDFLHVPVDFRLSIFTLCHVNGQGEITDCNSPHAVQNLDFRSIIYDALLDSDFQPYLKALNISKYDLYLEGKLLHRQHEYVPAVKAVLAMNILTIITSFFGIIGFILLIAPKYNRKLGLWIYTVVLTLSTALFSCLGAGIIAIMISIIKSGTSHDKFNVVFSTGGAYSGCVWAGFAVAFFACLIVLYCAFYARVGKPRGQPFGDEKGYDNDMSSMSNSSENNNYESEKVVQTVDVADVDEDDSSSPEQVNKQQPKDTDIIV
- the MTR2 gene encoding Mtr2p (CAGL0D00440g~Ortholog(s) have role in poly(A)+ mRNA export from nucleus, ribosomal large subunit export from nucleus, ribosomal small subunit export from nucleus and nuclear RNA export factor complex, nuclear pore localization) → MNSNSNNNSQYHLIDIFVKKVLAHLDEQDPNKLMNFLQLFQSSKNMPPSPTVSKVVYNSMPFADPSIFLTMWSQQVVQTQHIISALDFHVIPTGASNTIICNVNCKVRFDESGRDKMGQDSVIPMGPSGAKRMNNNRPLWGSYFGVSLQLCLDDRIFRNDINGVITSLNYKIVYKPEDSLIKIN